From Pseudomonadota bacterium:
GAAAGCGCCGCTCGAAGAAGGGGCTCGTGATCGGGCTCGTGTTCGCCGGGCTCGGGCTCCTGTCGATCCTGTTCGTCGTCCTCGCCCTGTGGACCGAGGAGAAGCAGCTCAGCGCGATCGGCCACACCTGGCAGCGCGAGATCAAGATCGAGGCGTTCGGCCCCAAGGCCGAGTCCGAGTGGTGCGACGCCATGCCGAGCGACGCCTACTCGATCTCGCGGTCCCAGGAGGTGCGCTCGCACAAGGACGTCAAGACCGGGGAGTCCTGCTCGACGAAGCGCGTCGACAACGGTGACGGCACCTACTCCGAGCACCAGGAGTGCACGCCCACGTACCGGCAGGAGCCGGTGTACGACGACAAGTGCAGCTACACCGTGGACAGGTGGAGCTACGCCCGCTCCGAGACCGCGTCCGGGGCGAGCCTCGCCCAGCCCCCGGTGTGGCCGCAGGTGACGCTGCGGAAGGTCGGGACGAGCGCCGGCTCGGAGCGCGAGGGCGCGCGCGTCGAGACCTACACCGTGCACTTCGCGGACGGCGCCGAGGCCGGGAAGACGCTCACCTGCGGCCTCGCCGAGGCGAGCTGGCGCGCGATCCCGATAGGCTCGCAGTGGAAGGCGGACGCGTACGTCATGACCGGCGAGCTCGACTGCGCGACCCTCGAGCCGCTCGGCGCGAAGTGATCTCGTCACCGGGCCGGTTCCGTACTAGAGATCCCCTCATGAAGACGCGCATCCTCGGCAGGACGGGGCTCGAGGTGTCGGCCGTGGGCTTCGGCGGCATCCCGATCCAGGGCCTCCCCGCGGCGGACGCCGAGGCCGTGGTGCGGGAGGCGCTCGACCGCGGCATCACGTTCTTCGACTCCGCGCGCGGGTACACGGACAGCGAGGCGAAGCTGGGGCGCGCGCTCGCCGGCGCGGGCGATCGCGTCGTCGTCGCGACGAAGACGATGGCGAGGACCGACGCGGCGATGTCGGCGGACATCGACACGAGCCTGCGCAACCTCGGCCGCAAAACGATCGACCTGTACCAGATGCACAACGTGGCGACCGAGGACGCGCTCGCGCAGGTGCTCGGCCCCGGCGGCGCGTACGAGGCGATGGACCGGGCGCGGCGGGACGGCAAGATCCGGTTCATCGGGGTGACCGGGCACTCGCGGGAGATGCTCCTGCGCGCGATCGCGACCGATCTCTTCGACACCGTGCAGCACCCGTACAACCCGCTCGAGAAGGAGTGGCGCGCGGACGTCGTCCCCGCGGCGCGCGCGAAGGGGCTCGGGGTCATCGGCATGAAGCCCGCGGCGGGCGGCGCCCTCGGCGACGTGCCGGCGGCGCTGCGCTTCGCGCTCCACGACGGCGTGGACGTGGCGATCCCGGGTATGGACGCGATCGCGCAGGTCGCAGAGAACGCCGCGGTCGGCGCCGCGCTCGATCTGCCGTCGCCCGCGGATCTCGCCTCGTTCGCGGAGGACGCCCGGCGCTGGGGCGGCCGCTTCTGCCGCCGGTGCGGCTACTGCAAGCCGTGCCCGAACGGCCTCGACGTCCCGTTCCTGCTGCTCATCGAGGCGTACTACACGCGGTACGATCTGCGCGCCTGGGCGCTCGAGCGGCTCGCCGGGCTCGAGAAGAAGTACGCCGACTGCCGGGCCTGCGGCGAGTGCGCGGCGCGCTGCCCGTACGGGCTCGAGATCCCGGAGCTGCTCGCCGCCGCGGCCTCGAAGGTGGTGTGATCTGCTATAATCCGCTCCTGGGCTGAGCAAACACGAGGGGGTCCGCCATGGAAAAGACCACGCCGAAGTACGTCCCCGTCCGCGCCGTGTTCGAGACGACGCTCGCCTGCAACCTGCGGTGCCGCCACTGCGGCTCGCGCGCCGGTGAACCGCGGCCGGACGAGCTCACGACCGGAGAGTGCGCGCGGCTCTTCGGCGAGCTCGCGGCGCTCGGCAACCGCTGGCTCACGCTCTCGGGCGGCGAGCCCACGACGCGGCCGGACTGGCTCGAGCTCGTGGCCGCGGCGGCGTCCGCCGGCTTGCGCGCCGGCATGATCACGAACGCCCTCAGGTTCGACGACCGCGCGGCCGAGGCGGCCCGGGACGCCGGGCTGTGCGCCGTCGGCTTCAGCGTCGACGGCGTCGGCCCGGTGCACGATAGGATCCGCGGCCGGATCGGCCAGTACGCGCGCGTCGTCGAGGGGATGCGCTCCGCGCGCCGCGCCGGGCTGCCGTTCGCGCTCGTCACCCACCTGAACGCCACCAACCTGGGCGAGCTCGAGCGGATCCACGACGTCGCGCTCGCGGAGGGCGCGTACGCGTGGCAGGTGCAGCTCGGCACGGACATGGGCAACTTCTCGGATCACCCGGAGCTGCTCGTGGCGCCGCGGGATCTCCCGGGGATCGAGG
This genomic window contains:
- a CDS encoding aldo/keto reductase; the protein is MKTRILGRTGLEVSAVGFGGIPIQGLPAADAEAVVREALDRGITFFDSARGYTDSEAKLGRALAGAGDRVVVATKTMARTDAAMSADIDTSLRNLGRKTIDLYQMHNVATEDALAQVLGPGGAYEAMDRARRDGKIRFIGVTGHSREMLLRAIATDLFDTVQHPYNPLEKEWRADVVPAARAKGLGVIGMKPAAGGALGDVPAALRFALHDGVDVAIPGMDAIAQVAENAAVGAALDLPSPADLASFAEDARRWGGRFCRRCGYCKPCPNGLDVPFLLLIEAYYTRYDLRAWALERLAGLEKKYADCRACGECAARCPYGLEIPELLAAAASKVV
- a CDS encoding zinc ribbon domain-containing protein — encoded protein: MANTSKTYEMLWSCEYCGAKKLLGKTHRHCPECGAAQDPARRYFPSEDEKVAVEDHVFVGADVHCPACKAPMGKAAKHCAECGSPLVGGGEVARVADSGAAGKAHKAPGKRRSKKGLVIGLVFAGLGLLSILFVVLALWTEEKQLSAIGHTWQREIKIEAFGPKAESEWCDAMPSDAYSISRSQEVRSHKDVKTGESCSTKRVDNGDGTYSEHQECTPTYRQEPVYDDKCSYTVDRWSYARSETASGASLAQPPVWPQVTLRKVGTSAGSEREGARVETYTVHFADGAEAGKTLTCGLAEASWRAIPIGSQWKADAYVMTGELDCATLEPLGAK